The following coding sequences are from one Solea solea chromosome 11, fSolSol10.1, whole genome shotgun sequence window:
- the ccdc30 gene encoding trichohyalin isoform X2 — protein sequence MDDEELQTELDQISRRLQEDGLPPAASAEERQRFLWQQLLSGEEKLQSVNQELQTLRTQQANEMKEVESYVAHIRGLLEEREGLTADYEKDNEQLRHELHQIRQQQESQSKELAEMLAQEELGEMGLNSPSEQVAYLLVERATLLERLEAAERRLESQSLTGNLTEGYHQGQEHIHHMMGEELRQQKEDLQKRIENMTKCTSQSPWKKLFGLRRSGQSKHNITPAHCEETSQERNERQRLERDLEEASRRLAMAHQDIRRLTNELDVAKNNNLDSSGSGLQGMVQEVENLRSEVDKLKHCDMMKLKQAKEENDRLDAENRALRERIRTIESEKEHIQEQLALNDADHDLSGVSKDKGAGIKTQNNSSVDHIHRRCREAMEDGLVQVRELQRQLQRLRKEQEELEERNEELEALLGEAQNTSKEERRRHEGELEGLHRRIKSLEAEVKKQDAHEKFMRNGEEVKATESYLQLHLRDGSQERLALLEARLTEEKDWRKQLEVDLSAAQAALKKDKEALQIGERELKKLRVEVNSLQTECQQGKTLIKSLTQVKGEKAVLEEKLAQMERAHSRLQSELERCKNSSRTQENRKENRLEVDQLQEQAGRLTAEFCSLQKAHNTLREEMVSERMQIAELQAKLSSAVQDKLAAQGDRERLEIEIQHLKVQLKWHQEQISSTKEALSSQRFELHTAHNDSSHSPVERSNDESLHQLSCMKQELNNMQMKLEEEQQLASQHQLALQAQVNEAQARIKSQDSVLNQKTEEAKQMKQDLQRAQSLFASAERELRYEKERNMDLKRHNTLLDQEKLKLCAELKQIQTKLVQVEQTLHTQVGESERQQQRVRELELELARSSTNRNTTTSLQEDLQAERGRLIAADKKVLELQQQLKNAQHQLRVEEARAGESSRLERDNGDLSDTLSALRAQQQEEHLTRKLLEQREEELQQQLRSLRQKEASLTRKNTELSHRVQQLDTRLAILETELSKAREEQRDSQTSSHRLQEEVAASQQECDRLQEELQEVLLQLDMHVRKYNEKQSQHKTKLRQAKQLFLKATAQRDHTIQNLENDLELALSLSHKEKERIQTVMEENDKLLDEKRELLRKISEAEEMGSTGMRTASTVQHRVNVLEVENRQLQDRTLKLSNQVSSLERALRNTQSFYSLENVKKVHSSDNLCDSILQTSTLSLTSGSCDPLDILDKICRVKVGGHLMVDSTRAPVSTHQLSEQSYLNLTSPLVSTVAKGKEENSENSDKKTELLAGRPFSKQSEEFVTVCLLNKVKIQSFFFLFFF from the exons ATGGATGATGAAGAG CTGCAGACGGAGCTGGACCAGATTTCTAGGCGGCTTCAGGAGGATGGCTTACCTCCAGCTGCCAGTGCGGAGGAGCGGCAGCGTTTTCTGTGGCAGCAGCTGCTTAGTGGGGAAGAAAAGCTTCAGTCAGTCAACCAGGAACTGCAGACCTTACGTACCCAACAGGCTAATGAGATGAAAGAG GTGGAGAGCTATGTTGCACATATCCGTGGGCTGTTGGAAGAACGCGAGGGTCTGACTGCAGACTATGAGAAAGACAATGAACAGCTGCGACATGAACTCCACCAGATCCGACAACAACAGG AGAGTCAGAGCAAAGAGCTGGCGGAGATGCTGGCTCAGGAAGAACTTGGAGAGATGGGCTTGAACAGCCCCAGTGAGCAGGTGGCTTACTTGCTGGTGGAGAGGGCGACACTGCTGGAAAGGCTGGAGGCTGCTGAGAGAAGACTGGAAAGTCAGAGCCTTACTGGAAACTTAACAGAAGGCTACCACCAG GGGCAGGAACACATTCACCACATGATGGGGGAAGAGCTACGGCAGCAGAAGGAGGATCTACagaaaagaatagaaaacaTGACCAAG TGTACATCCCAGAGTCCATGGAAGAAGCTGTTTGGGCTGCGCAGGTCTGGTCAGAGCAAGCACAATATTACCCCT GCCCACTGTGAGGAGACTTCTCAGGAGCGAAATGAGCGCCAGCGGCTGGAGAGAGACCTGGAAGAGGCGTCTAGGAGGCTGGCAATGGCTCATCAAGATATCCGCAGACTCACCAATGAGCTGGATGTTGCCAAAAATAATAACCTGGATTCAAGTG GCTCTGGACTCCAGGGAATGGTCCAGGAAGTAGAAAACCTGAGGAGTGAAGTGGACAAACTGAAACACTGTG ATATGATGAAACTCAAACAAGCCAAAGAGGAAAATGACAGACTAGATGCTGAGAACAGAGCTCTGAGGGAGAGAATACGCACTATAGAATCTGAGAAGGAACATATCCAAGAACAG ttggCATTAAATGATGCAGACCACGATTTATCTGGAGTTTCGAAGGACAAGGGCGCTGGcattaaaacacagaacaaTTCTTCTGTGGATCACATTCATAGAAG GTGTCGCGAGGCGATGGAAGATGGGCTTGTGCAGGTGAGAGAGCTGCAGCGGCAACTCCAGAGGCTGCGCAAGGaacaggaggagctggaggagaggaATGAGGAGCTGGAGGCGCTGTTGGGCGAAGCTCAGAATACCAGCAAGGAGGAGAGGCGACGCCATGAGGGCGAACTGGAGGGTCTGCACAGGAGG ATCAAAAGCCTGGAGGCAGAAGTGAAGAAGCAGGATGCCCATGAAAAATTCATGAGAAATGGGGAAGAGGTTAAAGCCACCGAGTCCTACTTACAGCTG cacttAAGGGATGGAAGCCAGGAGAGATTGGCTCTTTTGGAGGCACGACTGACAGAGGAGAAGGACTGGAGAAAGCAGCTCGAGGTTGATCTCAGTGCTGCCCAGGCTGCccttaaaaaagacaaagag GCTTTGCAGATAGGTGAGCGAGAGCTGAAGAAGCTAAGAGTGGAGGTCAACAGCCTTCAGACAGAATGCCAGCAAGGGAAAACTCTCATCAAGAGTCTCACCCAAGTCAAAGGGGAAAAGGCAGTTCTGGAAGAAAAG TTAGCCCAGATGGAGCGCGCCCACAGCCGACTGCAGAGTGAGCTGGAACGCTGTAAGAACAGTAGCAGGACACAGGAGAACCGAAAGGAAAACCGGCTTGAAGTGGACCAGCTGCAGGAACAGGCTGGTCGACTGACTGCTGAATTCTGCAGCCTCCAGAAGGCACACAACACACTGAG GGAAGAAATGGTTTCTGAGCGAATGCAGATTGCTGAGCTCCAGGCCAAACTGAGCTCCGCTGTCCAGGACAAGCTGGCAGctcagggagacagagagagactggagATTGAGATACAGCACCTCAAAGTGCAGCTCAAGTGGCATCAAGAGCAGATCTCGTCTACAAAGGAAGCACTTAGCAGCCAGAGGTTTGAACTGCACACGGCTCATAATGATTCCAGTCATAGTCCAGTGGAGAGGAGCAACGATGAAAGCTTGCATCAG CTTTCATGTATGAAACAGGAGCTGAATAATATGCAGAtgaagctggaggaggagcagcagctggccTCTCAGCATCAGTTGGCCCTCCAGGCTCAGGTCAATGAAGCCCAGGCACGTATTAAG TCCCAGGACTCGGTGCTGAATCAGAAGACAGAGGAGGCCAAACAGATGAAGCAGGACCTGCAGAGGGCCCAGAGCCTCTTTGCCTCAGCAGAGAGGGAGCTGCGCTATGAGAAAGAGAGGAACATGGACCTGAAGAGACACAACACCCTGCTGGACCAGGAGAAACTCAAG CTTTGTGCAGAGCTGAAGCAGATCCAGACTAAGCTGGTCCAGGTGGAGCAGACACTCCACACTCAGGTGGGTGAGAGTGAACGTCAGCAGCAAAGAGTCCGAGAACTGGAGTTGGAACTGGCACGTAGCTCCACAAATCGCAACACCACCACCAGTCTGCAGGAGGACCTGCAGGCTGAGAGGGGGCGGCTCATTGCAGCTGACAAAAAG GTgttggagctgcagcagcagcttaaaAATGCCCAGCATCAGCTGCGTGTGGAGGAAGCTCGGGCCGGAGAGAGCAGCCGCCTGGAGCGGGACAACGGGGATCTGTCTGACACCTTATCAGCACTGAGAGCCCAGCAGCAAGAGGAGCACTTAACCAG GAAGCTATTAGAGCAGCGTGAGgaagagctgcagcagcagttgcGCTCCTTGAGGCAGAAGGAGGCCTCCTTGACCAGGAAGAACACGGAGCTTAGTCACCGTGTTCAGCAGCTGGACACCCGTCTGGCCATCCTAGAAACTGAGCTTAGCAAGGCCAGGGAGGAG CAGAGAGACAGCCAGACGTCCAGCCACaggctgcaggaggaggtggcGGCCAGTCAGCAGGAGTGTGACAGACtgcaggaggagctgcaggaggtTCTCCTTCAACTTGACATGCACGTCAG GAAGTACAATGAAAAGCAGAGTCAGCACAAGACCAAGCTGCGACAGGCCAAGCAGCTCTTTCTCAAAGCAACGGCACAGAGGGACCATACCATCCAAAACCTGGAGAACGACCTGGAGCTGGCCTTAAGCCTCTCACACAAG GAGAAGGAAAGGATCCAAACAGTGATGGAGGAAAATGATAAACTCTTGGACGAGAAGAGGGAACTGTTGAGGAAGATAAGCGAGGCAGAGGAGATGGGAAGCACTGGCATGAGGACGGCCTCAACTGTTCAGCACAG GGTCAACGTCTTAGAAGTGGAAAACAGGCAGCTACAGGATCGAACCTTAAAGCTCTCCAATCAAGTTAGTTCCTTAGAACGCGCCCTGAGGAATACCCAATCCTTCTACAGCCTGGAG AATGTCAAGAAAGTGCACTCGTCTGATAATCTGTGTGACAGCATCTTACAAACATCTACACTAAG TTTGACGTCAGGCTCCTGTGACCCACTGGACATCCTGGACAAAATCTGCCGCGTGAAGGTAGGCGGGCACCTGATGGTGGACAGCACCCGAGCGCCGGTCTCCACACACCAGCTATCAGAGCAGAGTTACCTGAATCTCACCTCCCCACTTGTTTCTACTGTGGCCAAAGGCAAAGAGGAGAACTCTGAGAACAGTGACAAG aaaacagaACTATTGGCAGGTCGACCCTTCAGTAAACAAAGTGAGGAATTTGTAACAGTCTGTTTATTAAACAAGGTAAAGatacaaagcttttttttccttttttttttttaa
- the ccdc30 gene encoding trichohyalin isoform X5 yields MDDEELQTELDQISRRLQEDGLPPAASAEERQRFLWQQLLSGEEKLQSVNQELQTLRTQQANEMKEVESYVAHIRGLLEEREGLTADYEKDNEQLRHELHQIRQQQESQSKELAEMLAQEELGEMGLNSPSEQVAYLLVERATLLERLEAAERRLESQSLTGNLTEGYHQGQEHIHHMMGEELRQQKEDLQKRIENMTKQCTSQSPWKKLFGLRRSGQSKHNITPAHCEETSQERNERQRLERDLEEASRRLAMAHQDIRRLTNELDVAKNNNLDSSDMMKLKQAKEENDRLDAENRALRERIRTIESEKEHIQEQLALNDADHDLSGVSKDKGAGIKTQNNSSVDHIHRRCREAMEDGLVQVRELQRQLQRLRKEQEELEERNEELEALLGEAQNTSKEERRRHEGELEGLHRRIKSLEAEVKKQDAHEKFMRNGEEVKATESYLQLHLRDGSQERLALLEARLTEEKDWRKQLEVDLSAAQAALKKDKEALQIGERELKKLRVEVNSLQTECQQGKTLIKSLTQVKGEKAVLEEKLAQMERAHSRLQSELERCKNSSRTQENRKENRLEVDQLQEQAGRLTAEFCSLQKAHNTLREEMVSERMQIAELQAKLSSAVQDKLAAQGDRERLEIEIQHLKVQLKWHQEQISSTKEALSSQRFELHTAHNDSSHSPVERSNDESLHQLSCMKQELNNMQMKLEEEQQLASQHQLALQAQVNEAQARIKSQDSVLNQKTEEAKQMKQDLQRAQSLFASAERELRYEKERNMDLKRHNTLLDQEKLKLCAELKQIQTKLVQVEQTLHTQVGESERQQQRVRELELELARSSTNRNTTTSLQEDLQAERGRLIAADKKVLELQQQLKNAQHQLRVEEARAGESSRLERDNGDLSDTLSALRAQQQEEHLTRKLLEQREEELQQQLRSLRQKEASLTRKNTELSHRVQQLDTRLAILETELSKAREEQRDSQTSSHRLQEEVAASQQECDRLQEELQEVLLQLDMHVRKYNEKQSQHKTKLRQAKQLFLKATAQRDHTIQNLENDLELALSLSHKEKERIQTVMEENDKLLDEKRELLRKISEAEEMGSTGMRTASTVQHRVNVLEVENRQLQDRTLKLSNQVSSLERALRNTQSFYSLENVKKVHSSDNLCDSILQTSTLSLTSGSCDPLDILDKICRVKVGGHLMVDSTRAPVSTHQLSEQSYLNLTSPLVSTVAKGKEENSENSDKKTELLAGRPFSKQSEEFVTVCLLNKVKIQSFFFLFFF; encoded by the exons ATGGATGATGAAGAG CTGCAGACGGAGCTGGACCAGATTTCTAGGCGGCTTCAGGAGGATGGCTTACCTCCAGCTGCCAGTGCGGAGGAGCGGCAGCGTTTTCTGTGGCAGCAGCTGCTTAGTGGGGAAGAAAAGCTTCAGTCAGTCAACCAGGAACTGCAGACCTTACGTACCCAACAGGCTAATGAGATGAAAGAG GTGGAGAGCTATGTTGCACATATCCGTGGGCTGTTGGAAGAACGCGAGGGTCTGACTGCAGACTATGAGAAAGACAATGAACAGCTGCGACATGAACTCCACCAGATCCGACAACAACAGG AGAGTCAGAGCAAAGAGCTGGCGGAGATGCTGGCTCAGGAAGAACTTGGAGAGATGGGCTTGAACAGCCCCAGTGAGCAGGTGGCTTACTTGCTGGTGGAGAGGGCGACACTGCTGGAAAGGCTGGAGGCTGCTGAGAGAAGACTGGAAAGTCAGAGCCTTACTGGAAACTTAACAGAAGGCTACCACCAG GGGCAGGAACACATTCACCACATGATGGGGGAAGAGCTACGGCAGCAGAAGGAGGATCTACagaaaagaatagaaaacaTGACCAAG CAGTGTACATCCCAGAGTCCATGGAAGAAGCTGTTTGGGCTGCGCAGGTCTGGTCAGAGCAAGCACAATATTACCCCT GCCCACTGTGAGGAGACTTCTCAGGAGCGAAATGAGCGCCAGCGGCTGGAGAGAGACCTGGAAGAGGCGTCTAGGAGGCTGGCAATGGCTCATCAAGATATCCGCAGACTCACCAATGAGCTGGATGTTGCCAAAAATAATAACCTGGATTCAAGTG ATATGATGAAACTCAAACAAGCCAAAGAGGAAAATGACAGACTAGATGCTGAGAACAGAGCTCTGAGGGAGAGAATACGCACTATAGAATCTGAGAAGGAACATATCCAAGAACAG ttggCATTAAATGATGCAGACCACGATTTATCTGGAGTTTCGAAGGACAAGGGCGCTGGcattaaaacacagaacaaTTCTTCTGTGGATCACATTCATAGAAG GTGTCGCGAGGCGATGGAAGATGGGCTTGTGCAGGTGAGAGAGCTGCAGCGGCAACTCCAGAGGCTGCGCAAGGaacaggaggagctggaggagaggaATGAGGAGCTGGAGGCGCTGTTGGGCGAAGCTCAGAATACCAGCAAGGAGGAGAGGCGACGCCATGAGGGCGAACTGGAGGGTCTGCACAGGAGG ATCAAAAGCCTGGAGGCAGAAGTGAAGAAGCAGGATGCCCATGAAAAATTCATGAGAAATGGGGAAGAGGTTAAAGCCACCGAGTCCTACTTACAGCTG cacttAAGGGATGGAAGCCAGGAGAGATTGGCTCTTTTGGAGGCACGACTGACAGAGGAGAAGGACTGGAGAAAGCAGCTCGAGGTTGATCTCAGTGCTGCCCAGGCTGCccttaaaaaagacaaagag GCTTTGCAGATAGGTGAGCGAGAGCTGAAGAAGCTAAGAGTGGAGGTCAACAGCCTTCAGACAGAATGCCAGCAAGGGAAAACTCTCATCAAGAGTCTCACCCAAGTCAAAGGGGAAAAGGCAGTTCTGGAAGAAAAG TTAGCCCAGATGGAGCGCGCCCACAGCCGACTGCAGAGTGAGCTGGAACGCTGTAAGAACAGTAGCAGGACACAGGAGAACCGAAAGGAAAACCGGCTTGAAGTGGACCAGCTGCAGGAACAGGCTGGTCGACTGACTGCTGAATTCTGCAGCCTCCAGAAGGCACACAACACACTGAG GGAAGAAATGGTTTCTGAGCGAATGCAGATTGCTGAGCTCCAGGCCAAACTGAGCTCCGCTGTCCAGGACAAGCTGGCAGctcagggagacagagagagactggagATTGAGATACAGCACCTCAAAGTGCAGCTCAAGTGGCATCAAGAGCAGATCTCGTCTACAAAGGAAGCACTTAGCAGCCAGAGGTTTGAACTGCACACGGCTCATAATGATTCCAGTCATAGTCCAGTGGAGAGGAGCAACGATGAAAGCTTGCATCAG CTTTCATGTATGAAACAGGAGCTGAATAATATGCAGAtgaagctggaggaggagcagcagctggccTCTCAGCATCAGTTGGCCCTCCAGGCTCAGGTCAATGAAGCCCAGGCACGTATTAAG TCCCAGGACTCGGTGCTGAATCAGAAGACAGAGGAGGCCAAACAGATGAAGCAGGACCTGCAGAGGGCCCAGAGCCTCTTTGCCTCAGCAGAGAGGGAGCTGCGCTATGAGAAAGAGAGGAACATGGACCTGAAGAGACACAACACCCTGCTGGACCAGGAGAAACTCAAG CTTTGTGCAGAGCTGAAGCAGATCCAGACTAAGCTGGTCCAGGTGGAGCAGACACTCCACACTCAGGTGGGTGAGAGTGAACGTCAGCAGCAAAGAGTCCGAGAACTGGAGTTGGAACTGGCACGTAGCTCCACAAATCGCAACACCACCACCAGTCTGCAGGAGGACCTGCAGGCTGAGAGGGGGCGGCTCATTGCAGCTGACAAAAAG GTgttggagctgcagcagcagcttaaaAATGCCCAGCATCAGCTGCGTGTGGAGGAAGCTCGGGCCGGAGAGAGCAGCCGCCTGGAGCGGGACAACGGGGATCTGTCTGACACCTTATCAGCACTGAGAGCCCAGCAGCAAGAGGAGCACTTAACCAG GAAGCTATTAGAGCAGCGTGAGgaagagctgcagcagcagttgcGCTCCTTGAGGCAGAAGGAGGCCTCCTTGACCAGGAAGAACACGGAGCTTAGTCACCGTGTTCAGCAGCTGGACACCCGTCTGGCCATCCTAGAAACTGAGCTTAGCAAGGCCAGGGAGGAG CAGAGAGACAGCCAGACGTCCAGCCACaggctgcaggaggaggtggcGGCCAGTCAGCAGGAGTGTGACAGACtgcaggaggagctgcaggaggtTCTCCTTCAACTTGACATGCACGTCAG GAAGTACAATGAAAAGCAGAGTCAGCACAAGACCAAGCTGCGACAGGCCAAGCAGCTCTTTCTCAAAGCAACGGCACAGAGGGACCATACCATCCAAAACCTGGAGAACGACCTGGAGCTGGCCTTAAGCCTCTCACACAAG GAGAAGGAAAGGATCCAAACAGTGATGGAGGAAAATGATAAACTCTTGGACGAGAAGAGGGAACTGTTGAGGAAGATAAGCGAGGCAGAGGAGATGGGAAGCACTGGCATGAGGACGGCCTCAACTGTTCAGCACAG GGTCAACGTCTTAGAAGTGGAAAACAGGCAGCTACAGGATCGAACCTTAAAGCTCTCCAATCAAGTTAGTTCCTTAGAACGCGCCCTGAGGAATACCCAATCCTTCTACAGCCTGGAG AATGTCAAGAAAGTGCACTCGTCTGATAATCTGTGTGACAGCATCTTACAAACATCTACACTAAG TTTGACGTCAGGCTCCTGTGACCCACTGGACATCCTGGACAAAATCTGCCGCGTGAAGGTAGGCGGGCACCTGATGGTGGACAGCACCCGAGCGCCGGTCTCCACACACCAGCTATCAGAGCAGAGTTACCTGAATCTCACCTCCCCACTTGTTTCTACTGTGGCCAAAGGCAAAGAGGAGAACTCTGAGAACAGTGACAAG aaaacagaACTATTGGCAGGTCGACCCTTCAGTAAACAAAGTGAGGAATTTGTAACAGTCTGTTTATTAAACAAGGTAAAGatacaaagcttttttttccttttttttttttaa